The following proteins come from a genomic window of Gottfriedia acidiceleris:
- a CDS encoding spore maturation protein: MGYMNTISLYIIPFIIAVILIHGTWKKVPTYESFVEGGKEGVTIAVQLIPFLVGMLVSISIFRASGALEFCVELMRPLLSSLGIPAEVFPLAIIRPISGSAALGITSDLIKTYGPDSFIGRLASTMQGSTDTTLYVLTVYFGAVGIRKMGDALKVGLIADAISIIFSIIFVTMFFS; encoded by the coding sequence ATGGGATATATGAATACGATCTCACTTTATATCATTCCATTTATTATCGCTGTCATTTTAATACATGGAACTTGGAAAAAGGTGCCGACGTATGAATCTTTTGTAGAAGGTGGAAAAGAAGGTGTAACAATCGCTGTGCAATTAATTCCATTTTTAGTTGGGATGCTAGTATCCATCTCGATCTTTAGAGCTTCAGGTGCTCTAGAGTTTTGTGTAGAACTTATGCGCCCGTTATTAAGTTCACTAGGTATTCCTGCAGAAGTTTTTCCACTGGCAATTATTAGGCCTATCTCTGGTTCAGCTGCTTTAGGTATTACGTCGGATTTAATTAAAACATATGGACCGGATTCATTTATCGGAAGACTAGCTTCAACTATGCAAGGAAGTACAGATACAACACTATATGTTCTAACGGTGTATTTTGGAGCGGTAGGAATTCGTAAAATGGGTGATGCATTAAAAGTAGGATTAATTGCAGATGCAATCAGTATTATTTTTTCAATCATTTTTGTGACGATGTTCTTTTCTTAA
- a CDS encoding nucleoside recognition domain-containing protein — MVNIIWVALTIIGFIFAMINGTMDEVNKAVFDGGKQAITIIIGLVSVLVFWLGLMRIAEESGLLKILSKVFQPFLAFLFPRIPKDHPALGYIMSNMVANLFGLGNAATPLGIKAMEQLKVLNRNSNEASDDMITFLTLNTSAITLIPTTVIGVRMSYHSSNPTEIVGVTILAQVVSFIGGLAVNSFFASRRNRKGRK; from the coding sequence ATGGTTAATATTATTTGGGTTGCTCTTACAATAATTGGATTTATTTTTGCGATGATTAATGGCACTATGGACGAAGTAAATAAAGCAGTATTTGACGGAGGAAAGCAAGCAATTACCATTATTATTGGACTTGTTAGTGTTCTTGTTTTTTGGTTAGGATTAATGCGAATAGCAGAAGAATCAGGATTATTAAAAATTCTTTCGAAAGTATTTCAACCATTTCTTGCGTTCTTATTTCCGAGAATCCCTAAAGACCATCCAGCACTTGGTTATATTATGTCAAATATGGTGGCCAATTTATTTGGTTTAGGAAATGCTGCAACTCCACTAGGTATAAAGGCGATGGAGCAACTAAAAGTATTAAATAGAAATAGTAATGAAGCAAGTGATGACATGATTACATTTTTAACGTTAAATACAAGTGCAATCACGTTAATTCCTACAACTGTTATAGGAGTTAGAATGTCTTATCATTCTTCAAATCCTACTGAAATAGTAGGTGTTACAATACTTGCACAGGTCGTTTCATTTATTGGGGGTCTCGCAGTAAATAGTTTTTTTGCAAGTAGGCGAAATCGAAAGGGGAGAAAATAA
- a CDS encoding superoxide dismutase — translation MLNQSELVTYFQEVEIWCANVLQLLSERFDHIQEKELLEYKVKLLLNRMGTKGHYVDQNSFLDEISMDVDDIQERLISILNEEEYDDSYAYRVIEVEERVGIGKHELPPLPYPYNALEPYISKEIMMLHHDKHHKSYVDGLNKAEIELEKARKNKEYDLLKHWERELAFHGSGHYLHTVFWNNLSKSGGGQPHGALLKQIEDDFGSYEDFKEHFTQAAKKVEGVGWAILVWVPRANRLEILQTEKHQFFTQWDTIPLLVLDVWEHAYYLQYKFDKDAYITNFWNIVNWPDVNYRYDYASQLKWQPFY, via the coding sequence ATGTTAAATCAATCCGAACTCGTCACTTACTTTCAGGAGGTAGAAATCTGGTGTGCGAATGTATTACAGTTGCTGTCTGAAAGATTTGACCATATTCAAGAAAAAGAACTATTAGAATATAAAGTAAAACTCTTGTTAAACAGAATGGGGACAAAAGGTCATTATGTAGATCAAAATTCCTTTTTAGATGAAATTAGTATGGATGTGGACGATATTCAAGAACGATTAATTTCAATTTTAAATGAAGAGGAATATGATGATAGCTATGCTTATCGGGTAATAGAAGTCGAAGAGAGAGTAGGAATTGGTAAACATGAGCTTCCACCTTTACCATATCCATATAATGCACTCGAGCCATATATATCAAAAGAAATTATGATGCTGCATCATGATAAGCACCATAAAAGTTATGTAGATGGTTTAAATAAAGCTGAGATTGAATTAGAAAAGGCAAGAAAAAATAAGGAATACGATTTATTAAAGCATTGGGAAAGAGAACTTGCATTTCATGGGTCGGGTCATTATTTGCATACTGTATTTTGGAATAATTTAAGTAAATCAGGTGGAGGGCAACCTCATGGAGCTCTTTTAAAACAAATTGAAGATGATTTCGGAAGTTATGAGGACTTTAAAGAGCATTTTACACAAGCTGCTAAAAAAGTGGAAGGTGTCGGTTGGGCGATTTTAGTTTGGGTTCCGAGAGCGAATCGGTTGGAAATCCTTCAAACAGAAAAACATCAATTCTTCACTCAATGGGATACAATTCCATTACTAGTTTTGGATGTTTGGGAGCACGCTTATTATTTACAGTATAAATTTGATAAAGACGCATACATTACAAATTTTTGGAACATAGTTAATTGGCCGGATGTAAATTATCGATATGATTATGCTAGTCAATTAAAATGGCAACCCTTTTATTAA
- a CDS encoding D-alanyl-D-alanine carboxypeptidase family protein → MKKWLVLGIIGLFLIGIMIPTNNVKAFGGVSARNAVLMDQKTGRILYGKAMHDPERIASITKIMTAILAVESGKMQNTITISSRAVQTEGSSIYLKPGQKIKLEDLVYGLMLRSGNDAANAIAEAVGGSIEGFVYMMNEKAKEIGMSNTYFSNPSGLDQQGKEHYSSAYDMALLTRYAMENPKYAKIAGTKVHRAPNTAESWDYVWKNKNKLLTFMYKYSTGGKTGFTKKAKRTLVSTASKNGMDLIVVTLNDGQDWQDHMSLFEYGFSNYPLTKVLSKGGIKEVTNKKYKGHVYMKNDFSYPLDKKERDQVRITFEMQKPTKQKIANDAIVGKAIIELEGEQIGFRNIFYSESKVKVFTKEIIQNGKQVLLNLMGEHSDG, encoded by the coding sequence ATGAAAAAATGGCTAGTATTAGGAATCATTGGCTTATTTTTAATCGGGATTATGATTCCGACGAATAATGTTAAAGCATTTGGAGGAGTTAGTGCTAGAAATGCTGTTTTGATGGATCAAAAAACTGGACGAATCTTATACGGTAAAGCAATGCATGACCCTGAAAGAATCGCCAGCATTACAAAGATAATGACTGCAATACTTGCTGTAGAGTCTGGTAAAATGCAAAACACGATAACAATTAGTTCAAGAGCAGTTCAAACAGAAGGATCATCCATTTATTTAAAACCTGGACAAAAAATTAAGCTAGAAGATTTAGTTTATGGTTTAATGCTTAGATCTGGGAATGACGCGGCTAATGCAATTGCCGAGGCTGTAGGAGGTAGCATCGAAGGATTTGTTTATATGATGAACGAGAAAGCAAAAGAAATCGGAATGAGTAATACATATTTTAGCAATCCATCAGGACTAGATCAACAAGGAAAAGAGCATTACTCATCTGCTTATGATATGGCGTTATTAACGAGATACGCTATGGAAAATCCTAAATATGCAAAAATTGCAGGTACAAAAGTACACCGTGCCCCAAATACGGCAGAATCTTGGGATTATGTTTGGAAGAATAAAAACAAATTACTTACTTTTATGTACAAGTATAGTACTGGAGGAAAAACTGGATTTACTAAAAAAGCAAAAAGAACACTTGTTTCAACTGCTTCAAAAAATGGAATGGATTTAATTGTTGTAACCCTGAATGATGGGCAAGATTGGCAAGATCATATGTCACTATTTGAATATGGTTTCAGTAACTATCCTTTAACGAAAGTATTAAGTAAAGGTGGAATTAAAGAGGTCACAAATAAAAAATATAAAGGGCATGTTTATATGAAAAATGACTTCTCTTATCCATTAGATAAAAAAGAGCGAGATCAAGTAAGAATCACATTTGAAATGCAAAAGCCGACTAAGCAAAAAATCGCTAATGATGCAATTGTTGGTAAAGCGATTATCGAATTAGAAGGTGAACAAATTGGATTTAGAAATATTTTTTATAGTGAAAGTAAGGTCAAAGTTTTTACGAAAGAAATAATCCAAAATGGAAAACAAGTTTTATTAAACTTAATGGGAGAGCACTCTGATGGTTAA
- the rluB gene encoding 23S rRNA pseudouridine(2605) synthase RluB, translating into MERLQKVIARAGIASRRKAEELIKEGKVKVNGQVVTELGVKVSGNDRVEVEEIPIDKEEPVYFLLYKPSGVISSVSDDKGRKVVTDFFPMIKQRIYPIGRLDFDTSGIILLTNDGEFSNLLQHPKYEIDKEYIAKVKGIPTKEQLRKLERGIVLEDGKTAPAQVKMISLDKSKNTAIVRLIIHEGRNRQVKRMLEAIGTPVMKLKRERYAFLDLTGLTPGDARELSPHEVKKLRAMATAKPR; encoded by the coding sequence ATGGAAAGATTACAGAAAGTTATTGCTAGAGCGGGAATTGCTTCTCGTCGTAAAGCAGAAGAGTTAATTAAAGAAGGAAAAGTGAAAGTAAATGGTCAGGTTGTTACTGAGTTAGGTGTAAAAGTAAGTGGTAACGATCGTGTTGAAGTGGAAGAGATTCCGATTGATAAAGAAGAACCAGTTTACTTCCTTTTATATAAACCATCAGGTGTAATTTCAAGTGTTTCAGATGATAAAGGTAGAAAAGTTGTAACAGACTTTTTTCCAATGATTAAACAACGTATCTATCCAATTGGTCGATTGGACTTTGATACATCAGGTATCATTCTATTAACAAATGATGGAGAATTTTCAAATCTACTTCAACATCCAAAATATGAAATAGATAAAGAATATATCGCAAAAGTAAAAGGGATTCCAACTAAAGAGCAGTTACGTAAATTAGAAAGAGGAATTGTACTTGAAGATGGGAAAACTGCTCCAGCTCAAGTTAAAATGATTTCACTTGATAAAAGTAAAAATACTGCAATTGTAAGACTGATCATTCATGAAGGAAGAAACCGTCAAGTCAAGAGAATGCTTGAGGCGATTGGTACACCTGTAATGAAGTTAAAACGTGAACGATATGCGTTTTTAGATTTGACTGGATTAACTCCTGGTGATGCAAGAGAACTATCACCTCATGAAGTGAAAAAGCTAAGAGCAATGGCTACAGCAAAGCCACGCTAA
- the resB gene encoding cytochrome c biogenesis protein ResB, with protein METFKCECGHLNHVGTIICESCGKPQDEKATELLDMRYEGTARRSIVNNQTYIDKIWTFFSSVKVAVIIILITLVAAALGTIFPQRDLLPPTANPATYYQDEYGIFGKIYDAIGLDNTFNSWWFMLLVASIGISLVICSLDRILPLYKALNKQTVTRHPNFLKRQKMFGISRVEQIPDEIEKAKVNLRKRGYKIREENGNILAEKGRFSRWGPYVNHIGLIIFLIGVMMRYVPGMYMDKALWVQEGELKPVVGTNQNYYIKLNDFHMETYDKDKEGKVYKKAIERFGNDKIPKNYQADVTLYKREGNLIPGEDPKLKKVKDYSIKVNEPLKFQNFALYQVDYRIGEFSAFLFTLQNKQTGEKLGPITVDLQNPKEVYDLKNGYKVELKNYFPDFYFNSDGQPDTKTRKPNNPAFVFKMTTPKTPKGEVAFVAIKQNIEPNGENKYKMSFAGIETKDSTGLTVRKDLTLWLLGLGGAIFMIGVIQGMYWYHRRVWIQNQDGEVWVAAFTNKNYYGLKMELKKVFKDTKIELPIDQQANE; from the coding sequence ATGGAGACTTTTAAATGTGAATGTGGTCATCTTAATCATGTAGGTACTATAATATGTGAGTCATGTGGTAAACCTCAAGATGAAAAAGCAACCGAATTACTTGATATGCGCTATGAAGGGACTGCTAGAAGATCAATCGTTAATAATCAAACTTATATAGATAAAATATGGACGTTTTTCTCATCTGTAAAAGTAGCTGTTATCATTATTCTAATTACGCTAGTAGCAGCAGCTTTAGGTACTATTTTTCCGCAAAGAGATTTACTACCACCTACTGCGAATCCTGCAACGTATTATCAAGATGAATATGGAATCTTTGGTAAAATATACGATGCAATTGGTTTGGATAATACGTTTAACTCTTGGTGGTTCATGTTACTTGTTGCATCGATTGGGATATCACTAGTAATTTGTAGTTTAGATCGAATTTTACCACTCTATAAAGCTCTAAACAAACAAACTGTTACTAGACATCCAAACTTTTTAAAAAGACAAAAAATGTTTGGAATTAGTAGAGTTGAACAGATTCCAGACGAAATAGAAAAAGCTAAAGTTAACTTGCGTAAAAGAGGTTATAAGATTCGTGAAGAAAACGGCAATATTCTAGCAGAAAAAGGTCGTTTCTCTCGCTGGGGTCCATATGTAAACCATATAGGGTTAATTATTTTCCTTATTGGGGTAATGATGAGATATGTACCAGGAATGTATATGGATAAGGCCCTTTGGGTTCAAGAAGGTGAATTAAAACCTGTCGTTGGTACAAACCAAAACTATTATATTAAATTAAATGATTTCCATATGGAAACGTATGATAAAGATAAAGAGGGTAAAGTTTATAAAAAAGCGATTGAGCGCTTCGGCAATGATAAAATTCCAAAAAACTATCAAGCCGATGTGACGTTGTATAAACGCGAAGGAAATTTAATACCAGGAGAAGATCCAAAACTTAAAAAAGTAAAAGATTATAGTATTAAAGTTAATGAACCTCTAAAGTTCCAAAACTTCGCTCTATATCAAGTAGATTATCGAATTGGTGAATTTAGTGCATTTTTATTTACATTACAAAATAAACAAACAGGTGAAAAATTAGGGCCAATAACAGTAGATTTACAAAATCCTAAAGAAGTATATGACCTGAAAAATGGCTATAAAGTAGAACTTAAAAATTATTTTCCAGATTTCTATTTTAACTCTGATGGTCAACCTGATACAAAAACAAGAAAACCGAACAATCCAGCGTTTGTATTTAAAATGACTACTCCAAAAACACCAAAAGGTGAAGTAGCATTTGTTGCGATCAAACAAAATATTGAACCAAATGGTGAAAACAAATATAAAATGTCATTTGCAGGTATTGAAACAAAAGATTCAACTGGTTTAACAGTACGTAAAGATTTAACTCTTTGGTTACTAGGACTTGGAGGAGCAATCTTTATGATTGGTGTAATTCAAGGTATGTATTGGTATCACCGACGCGTTTGGATCCAAAATCAAGATGGGGAAGTTTGGGTTGCGGCATTTACAAATAAAAACTATTATGGTTTAAAGATGGAATTAAAGAAAGTGTTTAAAGACACAAAAATTGAATTGCCGATTGATCAACAAGCTAATGAATAG
- the ccsB gene encoding c-type cytochrome biogenesis protein CcsB, with the protein MYELSSNFLFIAFICYIVATFFFGGSMKTNDNGPNRWGTIGITITLIGFLSQITYFILRWIAAGHAPVSNLFEFITFFGMMLIFAFIMIYFMYRLNIIGLFALPLSIIIIAYASVFPHEIKPLVPSLKSYWLHIHVTTAALGEAILAISFITGLIYLIKNIDQKGSTKKTFWLEAVLYFLVTVVGFVVISTAFTASGYEAKYNWINKDKVQEEMVYNLPSLVGPHKGELTTKDRFEALAEMPAMVNAKKLNTVIWSIFAGAALYAIIRLILRKRIGAFLQPFVQKVDSELLDEIGYRAVAIGFPVFTLGGLIFAMIWAQIAWTKFWSWDPKEDWALITWLFYAVFLHLRFKRNWQGEKSAWLAVLGFAIIMFNLIAVNLIIAGLHSYA; encoded by the coding sequence ATGTACGAGCTAAGTAGTAATTTTTTATTTATCGCGTTTATTTGTTATATTGTAGCTACTTTCTTTTTTGGCGGCTCGATGAAAACAAATGATAATGGTCCTAATAGATGGGGTACTATTGGTATTACGATTACATTAATTGGATTCTTATCGCAAATTACTTATTTTATTTTAAGATGGATTGCTGCTGGACATGCACCTGTAAGTAATCTATTTGAATTTATTACATTCTTTGGAATGATGTTAATTTTTGCGTTTATCATGATTTATTTTATGTATCGCTTAAATATAATTGGATTATTCGCATTACCGTTGTCAATTATCATCATTGCTTATGCATCAGTATTTCCACATGAAATCAAACCATTAGTTCCATCTTTAAAAAGCTATTGGTTACATATCCATGTAACGACAGCAGCCTTAGGGGAAGCTATTTTAGCGATTAGCTTTATAACTGGACTAATTTATTTAATTAAAAATATCGATCAAAAAGGATCAACAAAGAAAACATTCTGGCTAGAAGCAGTTTTATATTTCTTAGTAACTGTAGTTGGTTTCGTCGTTATTTCAACAGCATTTACTGCATCTGGATACGAAGCAAAATATAATTGGATTAATAAAGATAAAGTACAAGAAGAAATGGTCTATAATCTTCCGTCACTTGTTGGCCCACATAAAGGTGAATTGACTACAAAAGATCGATTTGAAGCTCTTGCAGAAATGCCAGCAATGGTTAATGCTAAGAAATTAAACACTGTAATTTGGTCAATTTTTGCTGGTGCAGCATTATATGCAATCATCCGTTTAATTTTAAGAAAACGAATTGGTGCATTTTTACAGCCTTTTGTACAAAAAGTCGATAGTGAATTATTAGATGAAATCGGATACCGTGCTGTAGCAATTGGTTTTCCGGTATTTACACTTGGTGGATTAATCTTTGCTATGATTTGGGCTCAAATTGCTTGGACAAAGTTCTGGAGTTGGGACCCAAAAGAAGATTGGGCATTAATCACATGGTTATTCTATGCAGTGTTCTTACATCTTCGTTTCAAAAGAAATTGGCAAGGTGAAAAGTCTGCTTGGTTAGCCGTATTAGGATTTGCAATTATTATGTTTAACTTAATTGCTGTTAACTTAATCATTGCAGGCTTACACTCTTATGCGTAA
- a CDS encoding bifunctional cystathionine gamma-lyase/homocysteine desulfhydrase, which yields MKKKTALIHGGISRDETTGAVSVPIYQTSTYKQDAVGKHRGFEYSRTGNPTRHALEELMKDIEHGVAGFAFASGMAAIHTVFSLFKTGDHIVVGDDVYGGTYRLLTRVLSNLGITATFVDTSNITLVENVISPNTKAIFIESPSNPLLKITDIKAIAKLANEYDLLTVVDNTFATPYWQQPLTLGADIVVHSGTKYLGGHSDVVAGIVVTNKEELAEELAFYQNSIGGVLGPNDSWLLQRGIKTLGIRMEEHERNTHEIVTFLSNHPNVNKVFYPGLSTHPNHELAKQQSSGFGGMLSFELKEGLDPEEFVGKLKWFTLAESLGAVESLVGIPSKMTHASIPREKRIASGISDELIRLSVGLEDLEDLIEDLEQALIFQTSKVR from the coding sequence ATGAAGAAAAAGACGGCGTTAATACACGGGGGAATTAGTAGAGATGAAACAACTGGTGCGGTTAGTGTTCCAATTTATCAAACTAGTACGTATAAACAAGATGCTGTTGGCAAACATAGGGGATTTGAATATTCCAGAACAGGCAATCCGACACGACATGCTCTTGAAGAGTTAATGAAAGATATTGAACACGGTGTTGCTGGGTTTGCATTTGCATCTGGAATGGCAGCAATTCATACTGTGTTTAGTTTATTCAAGACTGGTGACCATATCGTAGTAGGCGATGATGTTTATGGTGGTACTTACCGATTACTTACAAGAGTATTATCAAATTTAGGTATAACAGCTACATTTGTTGATACAAGTAATATTACTTTAGTAGAAAATGTAATTTCTCCTAATACAAAAGCAATATTTATTGAGTCACCTAGTAATCCATTATTAAAAATTACTGATATTAAAGCAATTGCAAAACTTGCAAATGAATATGACTTATTAACGGTTGTTGATAATACTTTTGCTACTCCTTACTGGCAACAACCTCTTACTTTAGGTGCTGATATTGTTGTTCATAGTGGAACTAAGTATCTTGGAGGACATAGTGACGTAGTAGCTGGAATTGTTGTAACGAATAAAGAAGAGTTAGCTGAAGAATTAGCGTTTTATCAAAACTCGATTGGTGGCGTTTTAGGACCTAACGATAGCTGGTTATTACAACGTGGTATTAAAACACTTGGAATAAGAATGGAAGAGCATGAAAGAAATACGCATGAAATTGTGACGTTTTTATCGAATCATCCAAATGTAAATAAAGTTTTCTATCCTGGATTATCGACACATCCAAATCATGAATTAGCAAAACAACAAAGCAGTGGATTTGGTGGCATGTTATCTTTTGAATTAAAAGAAGGTTTAGATCCAGAAGAATTTGTAGGTAAATTAAAGTGGTTTACATTAGCTGAAAGTTTAGGAGCAGTTGAAAGTCTTGTAGGTATTCCTTCAAAAATGACGCATGCTTCAATACCAAGGGAAAAACGAATTGCATCAGGAATTTCTGATGAATTAATTCGATTATCAGTTGGTCTAGAAGATTTAGAAGATTTAATTGAAGACCTAGAACAAGCATTAATATTTCAAACATCAAAGGTGAGATAA
- a CDS encoding S-ribosylhomocysteine lyase — translation MPSVESFELDHTKVVAPYVRHCGTHAVGTDGVVTKYDIRFCQPNKQAMKPDTIHTLEHLLALNVREAVPAGDPFKIIDLSPMGCQTGFYLIIAGTPSISEVITLLRKTAELGLQVEEVPAANELQCGQAKLHDLEGAKKWLKYWSEQTDETLESVFA, via the coding sequence ATGCCATCAGTTGAAAGTTTTGAATTAGATCACACAAAAGTTGTTGCTCCTTACGTTAGACACTGTGGTACTCATGCAGTTGGTACAGACGGAGTCGTTACAAAATATGATATTCGTTTTTGCCAACCAAATAAGCAAGCAATGAAGCCAGATACAATTCACACTTTAGAACATTTATTAGCTTTGAACGTTCGTGAAGCAGTACCTGCAGGTGACCCTTTTAAAATTATTGATTTATCACCAATGGGATGCCAAACAGGATTTTATTTAATCATTGCTGGTACACCTTCAATTTCAGAAGTAATCACTTTATTACGTAAAACAGCTGAACTTGGATTACAAGTTGAAGAAGTACCGGCTGCAAATGAACTTCAATGCGGCCAAGCAAAACTACATGACCTTGAAGGCGCAAAAAAATGGTTAAAATATTGGAGCGAACAAACAGACGAAACGTTGGAAAGCGTATTTGCTTAA
- a CDS encoding class I SAM-dependent DNA methyltransferase, which translates to MGREFLDVFTGWAESYDSFVQGHDPEYKEAFRRYDEILNEIVNRSGNSVLEFGIGTGNLTKLLLDKGKNVFPIEPSPEMRIIASKKLGENITIHDGDLIDFPKPQAGIDTIVSSYVFHHLTDQEKYEAIKIYSSLLNSNGKIVFADTMFLTENDYKNEIIKAENANYINLRDDLIREYYPLIPVVRSHFEKNGFEVKFEQYNDFVWIVEATKK; encoded by the coding sequence ATGGGTAGAGAGTTTTTAGATGTTTTTACTGGTTGGGCAGAAAGTTACGATTCTTTTGTTCAAGGCCACGACCCAGAATATAAAGAAGCATTTCGACGTTATGATGAAATACTGAATGAAATTGTTAATAGAAGTGGAAACAGCGTCCTTGAATTTGGTATTGGTACAGGGAATTTAACAAAGTTACTTCTTGATAAAGGAAAAAATGTATTTCCAATCGAACCATCTCCTGAGATGAGAATTATTGCCTCAAAGAAATTAGGCGAGAATATTACGATTCACGACGGAGATTTAATTGATTTTCCTAAACCACAGGCCGGAATCGATACAATTGTAAGTTCATACGTTTTTCATCATTTAACTGATCAAGAAAAATATGAAGCTATTAAAATATATAGCTCATTATTGAACTCAAATGGAAAAATCGTATTTGCGGATACAATGTTTCTAACTGAAAACGATTATAAGAATGAAATTATAAAAGCAGAAAATGCAAATTATATCAATCTAAGAGATGATTTAATTAGAGAATATTATCCATTAATTCCAGTTGTTCGTTCACATTTTGAAAAAAATGGATTTGAAGTGAAATTCGAACAATATAATGATTTTGTATGGATCGTTGAAGCTACAAAAAAATAG
- a CDS encoding PLP-dependent cysteine synthase family protein: MKVVKSVHELIGSTPLLEITTFPLPKGTRLFAKLEFYNPGGSVKDRLGMELLESALNEGKLEKGGTVIEPTAGNTGIGLALAAIKYGVNVIFVVPEKFSIEKQTLMKALGAKIVNTPTEDGMTGAIKKANELSKEIANSFVPSQFSNEANPRTYYKTLGPELVDQLDGKIDVFVAGAGSGGTFTGTAQYLKDKLQNVKTVIVEPEGSILNGGKPGSHDTEGIGMEFIPAFVDTNLFDDIHTVLDSDAFRLVKELATKEGLLVGSSSGAALYASLLEAKKAKPGSTIVTIFPDSSERYLSKNIYSEG, translated from the coding sequence ATGAAAGTTGTAAAATCAGTACACGAGCTGATCGGATCAACACCATTGCTTGAAATTACAACATTCCCTTTACCAAAAGGAACAAGACTATTTGCAAAGCTAGAATTCTATAACCCAGGTGGAAGTGTAAAAGATCGACTTGGAATGGAATTATTAGAAAGTGCACTTAATGAAGGTAAATTAGAAAAAGGTGGTACAGTAATTGAACCAACCGCTGGAAATACCGGAATTGGTTTAGCACTAGCAGCTATAAAATATGGCGTAAATGTTATATTCGTCGTTCCTGAAAAATTCAGTATTGAAAAACAAACATTGATGAAAGCACTTGGAGCAAAAATTGTGAATACACCTACAGAAGATGGAATGACAGGTGCAATAAAAAAAGCAAATGAACTTTCAAAAGAAATAGCGAATTCATTTGTACCTTCACAATTTAGTAATGAAGCAAATCCAAGAACATATTACAAAACATTAGGTCCAGAGTTAGTTGACCAACTCGATGGAAAAATAGATGTATTTGTTGCTGGAGCTGGTAGTGGAGGAACATTTACTGGAACAGCTCAGTATTTAAAAGATAAATTACAAAATGTAAAAACAGTTATTGTTGAACCAGAAGGATCAATCTTAAATGGTGGAAAGCCAGGTTCACATGATACAGAAGGAATTGGAATGGAATTTATTCCTGCTTTTGTAGATACAAACTTATTTGATGATATTCATACAGTACTTGATTCAGACGCATTTCGTTTAGTAAAAGAACTAGCAACGAAAGAAGGACTATTAGTTGGCAGTTCGTCAGGAGCTGCGTTATATGCAAGTTTATTGGAAGCAAAAAAAGCAAAACCAGGGAGTACAATCGTAACGATTTTCCCAGATAGTAGTGAAAGATACTTAAGTAAAAACATATATAGTGAGGGATAA
- the resA gene encoding thiol-disulfide oxidoreductase ResA, whose amino-acid sequence MKKNRTLIRTIILLVLVCAIGYTFYINFFKKDEVITKGSTAPNFAMTELSTGKSYTLSGEKGKGVIVNFWGTWCEPCKREMPFMNEIYSKYKGKGIELLAMNADESKFSVQRFVSDYKLNFPVGIDKDQEVLNIYGVNPLPTTFFVSPDGTIKRIVTGQMTPNSFESYIKEILPK is encoded by the coding sequence ATGAAGAAAAATAGAACGTTAATTCGAACAATTATCTTATTAGTTTTGGTTTGTGCAATTGGTTATACTTTTTACATAAATTTCTTTAAGAAAGATGAAGTTATTACTAAAGGAAGTACAGCACCAAACTTTGCTATGACGGAGCTGAGTACTGGTAAGAGCTATACTCTTTCAGGTGAAAAAGGAAAAGGCGTAATTGTTAATTTTTGGGGTACTTGGTGTGAGCCATGTAAGCGAGAAATGCCTTTTATGAATGAAATCTATTCGAAATATAAGGGAAAAGGGATCGAGTTACTTGCAATGAATGCAGATGAATCAAAATTTTCAGTACAAAGATTTGTAAGCGATTATAAACTTAATTTTCCAGTCGGAATAGATAAAGATCAAGAGGTTTTAAATATATATGGTGTTAACCCTTTACCAACTACGTTTTTTGTAAGTCCGGATGGGACAATAAAGAGAATCGTAACTGGTCAAATGACACCGAATTCTTTTGAAAGTTATATTAAAGAAATATTACCAAAATGA